The Musa acuminata AAA Group cultivar baxijiao chromosome BXJ1-8, Cavendish_Baxijiao_AAA, whole genome shotgun sequence genomic sequence cATAATTGATCTTATCAATTTCTTACAATTGTTTATATCAGGATGAAGATGATTACAATTGACTGATCATTGAAAAACATTATCGAGAAAAATCATCCTAAAaagctaaaataatcttttccATGATCCTTGAACAAAAAATAAGGTTGCTTATGTGAATTGCTTCctaattattttttgaatatcTGATAAGCATTTcctatcataaataacaaagcatCTTCTTCTCTtgtaaatctaattttcttttataagtATTACATTGGACTGCATACAAACCCTACACAGACTTCAACTTGAGACCTATCATCTGCACAAGAGGGTGCTAATCACTAGGATGTCTCAACAAGACATCACAAGTCATCATTGATCAATATTAAACACCACATCCCTATGAACCACACCAAGACAAAATTGTATCGCTAATATGAACTGTGTGTCAACTTgcttttttttccttcctttttgcCCTTTGTTTTTTAGGTTACCAAGTAAAGGTTTTTTTGGGAAGATTCAATTAATGTATAGTAGAAAATGACTGTCCATTGTCTTTGTAGGTGATTTTGACCATATTTCTTGACTTATTGATTATTGCTATTTCTTCATTTGGGGAAAAATAACAATGTTCTTTATATCAATAATGGCATATTTATTAGTTGAACTTTGTGCACATCCGGTCGTGATCTAATGTTTTAGCTACATACCATGTTTGTTGACTTTTTAATTTGCTCTACAAGTAATTGATGTCTGAACAACATTCAGACTGTTTGGAAAATCAACTGGCTTGGCCTCCTGGTATAGCGATTTGGCAATATATTTTAGTTTCATGGTGCCTCTTATATCAGCTGAATGTGAGCAGACCTAATTTATGAAACAACAATTATAGTGGTCAAACATGCTCTTGTTTACAATCAATGTATGACTAATTTCTCAAGGAGTTTTCAGCATTTTTGGTTTCCCTGGATCTATTATAGTACCTCACATAATCTATTCAGGTCAAGACTTATTATACTCGTTTATGTTTAGGCTAGCATAACAAAAGCCCTGAGGGCGACTTCAGCAGAAAGAAAGGTTTATATGAATACCGATAAGGCAGTTGCACTGAATGCATGGCGACGAGTAGATCGTAGAACAAGGGAGGCTATGCGTCGTAATTTCCTTCCACAACTCATTGAGGGTTATGAGGTAACCTCCAAGTCATGTACTTTTCATCATTATGTCAATTTAGACTTCTAGCATTTACTTGTTTTTATGTTGTGTACTATTTGTTCAGCATGCAATCTCAATTTCTTGTTGGAAACACCTATAGCAAGCGCAAGCTCAATTTTAATAGATGTAGCCTTCCGAGAGAAAGCAAGAGTGAAGAAGAGAAGCTAGTTAATCCATACTAAACTATTATTAAAAAATGGCAACTAAATAATAATCCGAACATATCTTTAAGTTAAAGCTATTATTAAAGCTAATTatgttagattcacaaaaatctaacatagATCGGCAAGGATCAAGCCTTGATCCTCATGGATCTAGCTTAGATCTGCAAGATTCAAGGCTTGATCTTTGTGGATTAAGCCTTAAATTAAGTAGGAAAAGGTTCTAAATGTAAAACAATTTATAAATCCTAACCTAATTGCAACCGAATTAAAGAAATTAGGTTTGGATAAACCTAATTTTGCAGATGGAGTCTCTTGGTGTCTTAGTTGTGGGTGGTGAGCTCACAGCCCAGTCCAGGCCCTGCAAAGTTTGGGCGGTAAGCCCGGTTCATAAACCATGAGTTATTGCATTGTAGCTGCTTCTTAACAAGCCTTGTTTCAGATACTTCCCGACTCTTGATGCTGACATGTCACTACAGCAGAAATCATATCAGAAGAAATTTTTATGTTGTCTCATCTGTTGTCTATGTGGAGCTTCAAATTATATCATGCAGTTGAAAATGTTGACAAACTATGGCACCTAGCTGAAATGTTTAGATGATTTTTTCAAGTCATATTTCTTTTAATAGAACTTTGACCTTCAGTAACCTGCTTTTCTTGCTCCTGCCCGTTAAAAATAACTTTACTGCTTGTTTTTCACTGTTTTATGCTGTCTTAGGAGCGCATAAGAGCATTCATTAATGATGGCGTTGAAGATGTGCTCGTGCTACATGTTCAGGATTCTTTTCACAGATTATTGCTTCATGGTGTATGTGAGGTAAAATTTCCTTGAGGTGCCTTTCAATTTTAGTGTGTTGTTTCTAACCTGAGCTTGGTCAACAAATTGCTCATGTGGTTCTGCTATTACTGGGAAAAGAAAATGGATGTATTGGCATTATTGGCACTTTgttggaaaagaaaataaaagactataAAGACACTATAAAGCACGAGAGctcaaaatagaagaaatttCAGCTGAAAATAAATTTGGTGCAAGAACAAAAAAAGGTGAAGTAGTGTAGTTCATTTGGCACCAAATTTGAGCATATTAACATCATTGCTTCATGAATCATAATTTGAATTTTAAAAAGGATGTCTCAGATAGAGTATTTTTGTTTCCCCACAGGGGACAGTTATTATGCAGCTGCAGCTTGCTTACCAAAGATACTTACGGCAACTACCAATATCTAGTCTGAAAAGTTTCAACTTCTCTTTTCTGATACAGTTCTACAATTTAATCTCCATCACTGAATCAATAGTGAGGGATGCAAAACTGTGGAAGATGACAAGGATAAAGAAGAAAACGGGTTGCAATGAGATCCTCCCAAACATCACCCTTGCTCAGTTTCTGCGTCTGTCCAAGGATGGAGCTTTGTAGCCCATGTGTGTTTACAAAATGTGGTAGTCATGTATTCTTATTGAATCTAAAATAGAATTCCTGTAAATTATCCAGAAATTATGGGACGATGTTAATTACTTCGGTGCATCTTATTCAAGGAGGAAACCTCAGAA encodes the following:
- the LOC135587311 gene encoding uncharacterized protein LOC135587311 isoform X2; the encoded protein is MADLDEGVLRSSIFDSRKGETAKSRGQLIERKIDIIESLAGKVSNRRSRRWLNDCLLIELVPRLNVEEIRGLFAPPPWGDNKPLSAFCMTNVKEWDVFRNVDMDVEASITKALRATSAERKVYMNTDKAVALNAWRRVDRRTREAMRRNFLPQLIEGYEERIRAFINDGVEDVLVLHVQDSFHRLLLHGVCEFYNLISITESIVRDAKLWKMTRIKKKTGCNEILPNITLAQFLRLSKDGAL
- the LOC135587311 gene encoding uncharacterized protein LOC135587311 isoform X1 is translated as MADLDEGVLRSSIFDSRKGETAKSRGQLIERKIDIIESLAGKVSNRRSRRWLNDCLLIELVPRLNVEEIRGLFAPPPWGDNKPLSAFCMTNVKEWDVFRNVDMDVEASITKALRATSAERKVYMNTDKAVALNAWRRVDRRTREAMRRNFLPQLIEGYEERIRAFINDGVEDVLVLHVQDSFHRLLLHGVCEGTVIMQLQLAYQRYLRQLPISSLKSFNFSFLIQFYNLISITESIVRDAKLWKMTRIKKKTGCNEILPNITLAQFLRLSKDGAL